The genomic interval GCGCCCCCTTAGCTCAGTCGGCAGAGCACAGCCATGGTAAGGCTGGTGTCGTCGGTTCGATTCCGACAGGGGGCTCGGCGGCGTAGCTCAGTTGGTCAGAGCACTCGGCTCATAATCGAGTTGTCGTCGGTTCAAGTCCGACCGCCGCTACCACACGAAACCGCAGGTCAACGCAGGGAGAGGGCCCCATCCGTGGCTAAGAACGAGAAGCGTGTAAAGGTGACGCTCGCATGCGACGTGTGCAAGCGACGCAACTACATCACGATGAAGAACAAGCAGAACGACCGCGAGCGCATCGAGATGAAGAAGTACTGCCGCTGGGATCGCCAGCACACGCTCCACAAGGAGACGAGGTAATCCAGCCCGAGCACTCCACATCCGTTGAGAGAGGCGCTCGTCGGCGCGCGGGCAAGCAGCGCGCGAGGGTCGTCCCGCTGCGGGGCGACGACCTCGGGCCGCTCGTGGAGTCGGCGCGCGGCGGCGACCGCGCCGCGGTGGACGAGCTCGTACGGATCACCTATGCCGACACCTACACCCTCGCGTACCGGCTCACCGGCCACGAGGACGACGCCCGGGACGTCGTGCAGGAGGCGTACCTCCGGGCGTACCGGGGCCTGCGTCGCTTCCGGGGGGACTCGCAGTTCACGACCTGGCTGTACAGGATCACCGCCAACTGCTCCGCCAACCTGCTCGCCAAACGGGCCCGAACGCGCACCGAGGCGCTACCCGATGACGCCCCCATCATCGACGGCTGCCCCGACCGCGACCCCGAGGAGCGCTTCGCCGGCGAAACCGAGCGGGCCCGCGTAGCCGGGGCCCTCGCCCTGCTCCCGTGGAAGCTGCGCCAGGTGATCGTCCTGCGCGACATCTACGACCTGCCGCACGGGTCCATCGCTTCGGAGCTCGGCATTTCAGAAGCGGCGGCGAAGGTCCGGCTGCACCGCGCCCGCCGGCGGCTGAAGGAAGTGCTCAGCGAGGCCGGAGACGCAACCGGCTCCGGGGAACCAGGTACCGCCCGGGAGGACCTTGCCGGCGCAGATCGACGAACGCGGGAGGAGTCCAGCGATGCGATCGCTAGCTGAGATCGTCTCACTGCGAACACCTGCCTGCGACCGGGTCGCTGCCGTGCTCCCCGCGATCGCGGCGGGCGAGGAACCGGTCGGCGTGCAGCTCCCCGCCGGCATCGTCGCATCGGAGCACGTGTCCGAATGCCTCCGCTGCCAGGCCGAGCTGTCCGCGTACCGCCGACTGCTCGAACACCTGCGTGCCATGCGCCACGACGAGATCGCCCCGCATGAGGGGGCCCTCCCCGAGCTGCTGCGGGCGATGGCCGAGCAGCGGTTTGCGTCGACGTGGGCGGTCAAGGCGGCCTACGTGGGCGGCATCACCGTCGCCACTGCCGCCGCCGGCGCCGCAGGTGTGCTCGTGTGGATGAGCCGCCGGCGTCTCGCGCCGGCGAGCTAAAGAGGTTCTGCGAGCCTCTTAGGCGCCGGCCCCCTGGCGGAGGTCGATCTCCTCACCGTCGCGCATGGCGTCGCGCAGCGCGGCGGCGACCATCTGCTTGCGTGAATCGCTGAGCTGGTTCAGTTCGCACCGTCCCGCGACAGCCAGCCAGACCTGGTTGTCCAACGTCTCGCCAGCCTCGGTGAGCGCGACGCACCTCACCCTGCGATCCTCGGGGTGGGGCCGGCGCTCGACCAGCCCCCGGGCCTCGAGCCGGTCGACCAGACCGGTCAGGTTGGACGCCTCGCAGTTCATCTGGATCGCCAGCCGGCGCATCGGGCTGGGGCCGTGCCGAAGCCGTCGCAGAACGTCGAGTTGGGGGATGCTCAGCCCCTCCTCTTCTCCGACTTCCCGCACGGTCTGGCGGGTGCGGTCCATCAACTCCACGACCAGCCCGGCGAGACGCAGGTCGGTGGCCCCACCGGCCGTGCCGGGTTGGTCGCCGCTACCGGCGGTGCGGGCGGTTTCGACCGCTTCGGCAGGAGCGGGTGAGGTCATGGTTCGTACAGTACCGGAGGCCGCAAGAAAATTCATTTGACAAAATGAAGTTTCGAGGTTCTAAATGGACGGTGGGCCCGCCGGTCCCCCCGACATTTCGGCGGTGTCCCAAATGTGCCCCCAAAGCTCCTGCCCCAAGGGAGTCAATGATGCCCGCCACCCCGCTACCCGACCCGTTCCGGCGGCTTTCCTGGCTGGACCGCCGGCGATGGTCGCTCCACGCGCGCCGCGTGGTCCGGGAGTTCGAGGCCGAGACGCTCGCGGATCTTCGCTCGCTGGCCGGTTCCGGCGTACAGCTCGACTGGATGTCCGAGCGGTCGGCGAAGACGCTCGAGGGGACCGCCGGGACGGCGCCCGGGCTCGCCGGGCCGGTCGAGTTCAGCGCAGGAGGCAAGCGCGTCGTCGTCGCGGCCGTGTGGGCGCCGGCGTGGGAGTCCCTGGTCGGGGCGTGGCGCGGCGCGGCGGTGACCCTCGCCGGCGCCGGCCGCTACCACCGCTCCTGGGTGCTCCGCTTCCGGGTTGCCGTCGCGTCGGGCCCGCAGGCCGGCGCCGCCCGGGAGTTCGTGCTGCTCGGCTCACGGGTCCGCTTGCTCGACCACTGGGGCGGCCAGGCGCGCGACGGAGGGGTGTTCGGCCTCCCGCTGACGCCCGCAGCGCTCGTCTGACCTGCGGCTCGCGCCGGAGCACCCTTCGGCCTTTGGCGGCGTGACCGCGCCGGCAGCCAAACCTGGTGCTGGTGCTATCCTCGGAACCTTGTAAGGCCCCCGACCAAAGCAGACCACCACCCTGCAGAGGGCAGTAGCTCAATTTGGCAGAGCACCGGTCTCCAAAACCGGCGGTTGGGGGTTCGAGTCCCTCCTGCCCTGCAAGCCCGACTCCCGTGAGAAGGTCCCACACGTGAGCATGAACCGACAACAGAGGCGTTCCCTGCAGCGCCAGGGGCAAGTGAGCGAAGACGGCACGCCCGAGGCCAACCGTCCCGAGCCGCCCGAGCGCCGGCCCGCGCGGGTGGTCGCCGGCGCGCCCCGCCGGCGCACCTCGCCCCGCCAGTTCCTCCACGAGGTGAACGTGGAGATGCGCAAGGTCGCCTGGCCCACACGGGCGGAGACGATCAACTACTCGACGGTCGTGTTCGTCACCCTGGCTATCCTGATGGCCCTCATCTTCGGCTTGGACCTGGGCTTCTCCAAGCTGGCCGTATTCCTCTTCAAGTAGCGGGAATGACAGACAACTTCGCAACCAATGATGACGACGCGTTCGCCGCCGAGGCGAGCGACCAGACAGCGATCGCCGTGGACGACGCCGCCGACGGTGCGGGCGCGCCCGACAGCGGCGTGGCCGCGCTCGAAGCCAGCGCGGCGGAGACCGCCGGTGGGGAGGAGCAGCCGGCCGATGGCGAAGTGGAGGAGGGCGCCGAACAGGCCAAGCCGGCAGCCCCGGAGAGCGCCTACGACCGTCCCGGGCAGTGGTTCGTGATCCACAGCTACGCGGGCTACGAGAACAAGGTGAAGTCCAATCTCGAGAGCCGCATCGCCTCCATGAACATGGAGGAGCGGATCTTCGAGGTCGTCATCCCGATGGAAGACGTCATCGAGTTCAAGAACGGCAAGAAGCAGGTCGTCTCGAAGAAGGTCTTCCCCGGCTATCTGATGGTGCGCATGTACCTCGACGACGACTCGTGGTACGTGGTCCGCAACACGCCGGGGGTCACCGGGTTCGTCGGCCTCGGAGCGCGCCCGACCCCGCTCACCCGCCGCGAGGTGGAGAACATCCTCCAAGTCAAGCCGGAGGAGGGCGAGGGAGCCGGCGTCAAGAAGAGCCGCCCGCGCCTGGAGTACGAACTGGGCGAATCGGTGCGCGTGCGAGAGGGGCCGTTCGCGGACTTCAGCGGCACCATCGCCGAGATCAACGAAGACCAGCTCAAGCTCAAGGTCCTCGTCAACATCTTCGGGCGGGAGACGCCCGTCGAACTTGACTTCGCCCAGGTGGCGAAGCTCTAACAGGAGTCCAGATGGCAAAGAGGCGCGTAACCGCCATAGTCAAGATCCAGCTGCCCGCCGGGAAGGCCACCCCTGCGCCGCCCGTCGGAACCGCGCTCGGCCCGCACGGCGTGCAGACGATGGAGTTCGTCAAGCAGTACAACGCCGCGACCGAGGACAAGGTCGGTCAGGTGATCCCGGTGGAGATCACCATCTTCGAGGACCGGTCATTCACCTTCGTGCTGAAGACGCCCCCGACCGCCGTCCTGATCCGCCAGGCAGCGGGCGTCGAGAAGGGTGCCAAGACCACCGGACGTGAGACGGCAGGGACGATCACCGACGCGCAGCTGACGGAGATCGCCCAGATCAAGATGCCCGATCTCAACGCCAACGACCTCGAATCCGCCAAGGCACAGGTAGCGGGCTCGGCGCGATCGATGGGCATCAAGGTCGGATAATCCACCCGGCGAGGCGCAGGAATACCTCACCCCGCCCGCCCTGAACCAAGAGGGAGACAGACCATGTCGCAAAAAGGTAAGAAGTACGAGGACGCCGCCAAGCGCTTCGACCGCACCCGCGCTTACCCGCCCGCCGAGGCGGTGGAGCTGGTGAGGAGCCTGGCGCCGGCGAAGTTCGACGAGACCGTAGAACTGGCGCTTCGCCTGGGAATCGACCCGCGCAAGGCCGACCAGATGATCCGCGGCACCGTCGCGCTGCCATCCGGGACGGGCAAGTCGGTGCGCGTCGCGGTGTTCGCAGCCGGCCCCGCCGCCGAAGAGGCGCGCGCCGCCGGTGCCGACGTCGTCGGAGCTGATGACCTGGTTGCTCGCGTCGACGGAGGTTTCATGGACTTCGACGTCGCGATCGCGACACCCGAGCTGATGGGCCAGGTTGGACGGCTCGGCCGCAAGCTCGGCCCCCGCGGGCTCATGCCCAACCCCAAGACAGGGACCGTCACGACCGACGTCGGTAAGGCGGTGACCGACTTCAAGGGCGGCCGGGTCGAGTACCGCGCGGATACCCGTTCCCGCGGCGTCGTGCAGGTGCCGATAGGCAAGGTGAGCTTCACCCGGCCGCAGCTGCTCGCCAACCTCCGGGCAGTTGTCGATGAGGTCAACCGTGCCAAGCCGGCGGCGGCGAAGGGCCGCTACATCAAATCGGTGTCGTTGAGCTCGACAATGGGCCCGGGCGTGGACATCGACCCGGCGACCCTGCGGATCACCGACGAGGACCTGGTAGACGCCGGCGCGTCCTAGCATTCAAGCTGTGAAGCAGTGGGTGACCCCGCGGGCGCTGCTGCTGCACCTGGCGTTCCTCCTGATCGCCGCCGGCTGCCTGACGGCGGGGTGGTGGCAGGTGCAGCGGGCGATGCAGGGCAACACGCTCAGCTACCTGTACTCGGTCGAGTGGCCGGCGTTCGTGGTCGTTGCGGGCATCGGCTGGTTCCAGATGGTCCGCGACACCCCCGAGGACATAGAGAAAAGACGCCGGTTCCGCGCTCAGATGCGAGCTGCCAGTGCCGAGGTCGTCGCGCGAACCCTGCCTAGGTCGGCGTTCGCGATCGAGGTCGGGTCAACGCAGTCCGGGTCGCGCGTGCTCGGGGCGGCGGAGGAGCGGCGCGCCCTGACCGACCCGGCGCTGGACGGCGGCGGTGACACTGCGATAGCGGTACGGACCGAGGCGACGCTGGTCCCGCCCGACCCCGGTGAAGACCTGCCGGCGGACGAGATGACCGAGTACAACCGCTACCTGGCGCTGCTCGCCGTGAAAGGGAAGGCAAAGACGTGGCGCAACCCGCGCGGGCTCTGATCGGCAAGCGGCCCGAGGCCGCGCTGGCTCGCTACAGGGTGATGTCCTACGTGGTCGGCGTGATGCTGATCATCGTGTTCTGCGCCATCCCGTTCGACTCCGTCGAGAGCGTGGTCGGGCCGATACACGGGGTCTTCTACATCGTCTACCTGATCACGGTCCTCGACGTGTTCGTGAGATGGCGCCTGCGCTTGCCGACGCTCCTGGCCATGGTCGCCGGGGGGTGGGTTCCCTTCCTGGCGTTCATCGTGGAGCGCTGGGTGCACCGGCGGCTAACCAACCTTTCCGGTATTGTTGATTGATTAAGTCCGGTATAGAGTGCCGGATGTGCACATCGACTGGTGGCAGACCCTCGCCGGCGGGTTGGTGGGGATCATGGTCGGGATCACCGGGATGGGCGGCGGGGCGCTGCTCACCCCGCTCCTGATCCTCGTGTTCGGGATCAACCCGGGGACCGCAGTATCGAGTGACCTGCTGACGTCGCTGATCATGCGCCCGGTAGGTGGAGCGGTCCATGTTCGGCGTCGGACGGTGGCATGGCGGCTCGTGGGTTGGCTCTGCCTGGGCTCGGTCCCGGCGGGGTTCTCCGGCGTGCTCGTCCTGCGCGCTCTCGGCAATGGCCACGAAGTCCAGCGCGACGTGCAGCTGGCCATCGCCTGGGCGCTGGTTGCGGCGGTGGCGTCGATCGTCTTGAAGGCCGCCATCGGGTCGCGACGCTCCGGCGCGGGAGCGGTTCGGCGGCATGCCAGCGATGTGAGACCCAGGCCACTGCCCACGGTCGCGGTCGGCGTCGCCGGCGGGTTCATGGTGGGGATGACCTCGGTGGGATCGGGTTCGCTCATGGTCGTGCTTCTGCTGGCGTTGTACCCGAGGCTCGCAGCCAAGAGTCTCGTGGGGACCGACCTGGTTCAGGCGGTCCCTCTCATTGCGGCAGCCACCCTCGGGCACGCCCTGTACGGCCACATAAGCCTCGGGTTGACGGCCTCGCTGGTGATCGGGAGCGTGCCGGGCATCTACCTCGGGGCGCGGCTTTCGTCGAGCGCCCCCGAGGGCCTGATCCGCCCGGCGCTGGTGATCGTGCTGACCGCCACAGCGCTGAAGATGCTCGGGGTGGCGACGGAAACCGTGCTGTGGGCCGCGGCCGGTTTCTGCGTGGCGGCCCTGATCGCAGCCGCGGTGCTGGCCCTTCGCCGGGCGGGAACGCGGGCCGCTATGATGGTCGAGCTTTCCAAGCCGTAGACATCCGGTGCGCCCCCGGGCGCCTAAGCGGGCGATGAGCCCGGCCTGACGAGGCGACGAGGTATCCCCCCTCCCGGGGTGTGCCCGCCCGCGCGCCAGGCAGCACACGTGAAGGAGGAGGTGACCAGTTGGAGAATCCGAGACCGGAGAAGGTGGCGGTCGTCGAGGAAGTGCGCCAGCACTTCGCCGATTCGGACGCCGCGATCCTGACCGAGTACCGCGGGCTGAAGGTCCAGGACCTGGCGGGCCTGCGGAGGACCCTTCGCACCAACGGCGGCGAGTACAAGATCTTCAAGAACACGCTCGTCCGCCTCGCTGCCAAGCAGTCTGGGCTCGAGGAGCTCGAGAGCCTGCTGGAGGGGCCGACGGGCATAACGTTCGTGAGCGGCGACGCCGCGGCCGTTGCCAAGTCGCTGCGTGAGTACGCGAGGACCAACCCGCTGCTCGTCATCAAAGGCGGCGTCCTCGGCGACAAGGTCATCGGACCGAGGGAAACCACCGCCTTGGCGGACCTGCCCTCGCGCGACGTGCTGCTCGCACACCTCGCCGGTGCGATGGCAGCGCCGTTGCAGCAGCTCGCCGGCCTGATGCAGGCGCTCCCGCGCAACATGGCGTACGGGCTCGCTGCCCTGCGTGACAAGAAGGCGGCCGAAAGCGACGGTGCAGCCGCGGCGGAGGTCGCCGAACCGGCCGCCGAGACCGCAGAACAGACCACGGACGAAACACAGACCCAGGAGTAGGAGCACCAACATGGCAACCAAAGAAGAGATCCTCGACAGCATCGCCGCACTCACCGTTCTCGAGCTTTCCGAGCTGCTGAAGGACTTCGAGGAGCGCTTCGGCGTCACCGCAGCCGCGCCCGTCGCGGTGGCCGCGGCCCCCGCAGCCGGCGGCGGCGCTGGCGAACCGGCAGCGGAGGAGGAGCAAGACGAGTTCGACGTCATCCTGGCGTCCGCCGGCGACAAGAAGATCCAGGTGATCAAGGAGGTGCGTTCGCTCACGAACCTCGGCCTGAAGGAGGCCAAGGATCTCGTCGATGCCGCGCCCAAGCCGGTGCTCGAGAAGGTGAGCAAGGAAGACGCCGAGAAGGCCAAGGCGCAGCTCGAGGGAGCCGGCGCCACCGTCGAGCTCAAGTAGCGCGACCGACGCTCT from Acidimicrobiales bacterium carries:
- the rpmG gene encoding 50S ribosomal protein L33, which codes for MAKNEKRVKVTLACDVCKRRNYITMKNKQNDRERIEMKKYCRWDRQHTLHKETR
- a CDS encoding RNA polymerase sigma factor is translated as MESARGGDRAAVDELVRITYADTYTLAYRLTGHEDDARDVVQEAYLRAYRGLRRFRGDSQFTTWLYRITANCSANLLAKRARTRTEALPDDAPIIDGCPDRDPEERFAGETERARVAGALALLPWKLRQVIVLRDIYDLPHGSIASELGISEAAAKVRLHRARRRLKEVLSEAGDATGSGEPGTAREDLAGADRRTREESSDAIAS
- a CDS encoding MarR family transcriptional regulator: MTSPAPAEAVETARTAGSGDQPGTAGGATDLRLAGLVVELMDRTRQTVREVGEEEGLSIPQLDVLRRLRHGPSPMRRLAIQMNCEASNLTGLVDRLEARGLVERRPHPEDRRVRCVALTEAGETLDNQVWLAVAGRCELNQLSDSRKQMVAAALRDAMRDGEEIDLRQGAGA
- the secE gene encoding preprotein translocase subunit SecE, with product MNRQQRRSLQRQGQVSEDGTPEANRPEPPERRPARVVAGAPRRRTSPRQFLHEVNVEMRKVAWPTRAETINYSTVVFVTLAILMALIFGLDLGFSKLAVFLFK
- the nusG gene encoding transcription termination/antitermination protein NusG, whose protein sequence is MIHSYAGYENKVKSNLESRIASMNMEERIFEVVIPMEDVIEFKNGKKQVVSKKVFPGYLMVRMYLDDDSWYVVRNTPGVTGFVGLGARPTPLTRREVENILQVKPEEGEGAGVKKSRPRLEYELGESVRVREGPFADFSGTIAEINEDQLKLKVLVNIFGRETPVELDFAQVAKL
- the rplK gene encoding 50S ribosomal protein L11; the encoded protein is MAKRRVTAIVKIQLPAGKATPAPPVGTALGPHGVQTMEFVKQYNAATEDKVGQVIPVEITIFEDRSFTFVLKTPPTAVLIRQAAGVEKGAKTTGRETAGTITDAQLTEIAQIKMPDLNANDLESAKAQVAGSARSMGIKVG
- the rplA gene encoding 50S ribosomal protein L1 translates to MSQKGKKYEDAAKRFDRTRAYPPAEAVELVRSLAPAKFDETVELALRLGIDPRKADQMIRGTVALPSGTGKSVRVAVFAAGPAAEEARAAGADVVGADDLVARVDGGFMDFDVAIATPELMGQVGRLGRKLGPRGLMPNPKTGTVTTDVGKAVTDFKGGRVEYRADTRSRGVVQVPIGKVSFTRPQLLANLRAVVDEVNRAKPAAAKGRYIKSVSLSSTMGPGVDIDPATLRITDEDLVDAGAS
- a CDS encoding DUF3817 domain-containing protein: MAQPARALIGKRPEAALARYRVMSYVVGVMLIIVFCAIPFDSVESVVGPIHGVFYIVYLITVLDVFVRWRLRLPTLLAMVAGGWVPFLAFIVERWVHRRLTNLSGIVD
- a CDS encoding sulfite exporter TauE/SafE family protein, yielding MHIDWWQTLAGGLVGIMVGITGMGGGALLTPLLILVFGINPGTAVSSDLLTSLIMRPVGGAVHVRRRTVAWRLVGWLCLGSVPAGFSGVLVLRALGNGHEVQRDVQLAIAWALVAAVASIVLKAAIGSRRSGAGAVRRHASDVRPRPLPTVAVGVAGGFMVGMTSVGSGSLMVVLLLALYPRLAAKSLVGTDLVQAVPLIAAATLGHALYGHISLGLTASLVIGSVPGIYLGARLSSSAPEGLIRPALVIVLTATALKMLGVATETVLWAAAGFCVAALIAAAVLALRRAGTRAAMMVELSKP
- the rplJ gene encoding 50S ribosomal protein L10; translation: MENPRPEKVAVVEEVRQHFADSDAAILTEYRGLKVQDLAGLRRTLRTNGGEYKIFKNTLVRLAAKQSGLEELESLLEGPTGITFVSGDAAAVAKSLREYARTNPLLVIKGGVLGDKVIGPRETTALADLPSRDVLLAHLAGAMAAPLQQLAGLMQALPRNMAYGLAALRDKKAAESDGAAAAEVAEPAAETAEQTTDETQTQE
- the rplL gene encoding 50S ribosomal protein L7/L12; protein product: MATKEEILDSIAALTVLELSELLKDFEERFGVTAAAPVAVAAAPAAGGGAGEPAAEEEQDEFDVILASAGDKKIQVIKEVRSLTNLGLKEAKDLVDAAPKPVLEKVSKEDAEKAKAQLEGAGATVELK